CCTTGCGGTCTTGAGATTAAGAGAAAGATTCCTGCTGACAGCCTCGCAGTCGCCAACGGATGCTCCACCCTGCTTTTCTATGTAAACCTCGAGCCGGTTACCCTTCAGCTCCGCATGATAGAGCCTGCAGCCTCTTTCCTTGATAACGTCAAGCACGATTCGCTCGAGTTCAGGAGGCAATGCCATCAAGCTTCTCCTTAGCCACGAGCTCTGTAACCTTCGAAGCCGCATCCTCGACCCTGACTGCAATAAGCTCGTTTGTTTTTACTATTTTTATATCCACGTTGCCTTCCTTTAGCCCTCTGGGCCCGACAACGACCCTGAAAGGTATTCCGATAAGGTCGGCGTCGGCGAACTTGGCTCCTGGTGCGATGTCGCGGTCGTCGAGAGCGACTTCCAGGCCTTTAGCGGCGATGGCGTCGTGAAGATTCGCCGAACGCTCGTTCTCTCCTAGCGACACAACCTCGACCTCGTACGGCGCCACCTCTATGGGCCAGGACATGCGTTCCTCTTTGTAATACTGGTCGACCAGGGCAGCCATTGAGCGCTCAATTCCTATTCCGTATGAGCCCATCACTACAGGTCTTTCCTTTCCCTCCTCGTCCAGAACCTTTGCTCCCATAGACTCCGAGTATTTCGTTCCGAGCTTGAATATATGTCCGAGTTCAATTGTCTTCTTTTCTTCAATCTCGCAACCGCATTTAATGCAAAGATCGCCCTTCCTTACAGCCCTGAGGTCAAGGTATTCCCTGATAGTTGCATCTTTGGAAAGGTTTATGCCGAGTATGTGATGGTCATCCTCGTTTGCTCCTGCCGCGTAAGTATCATGCGCTTCAAGACTCTTATCGGCGTATATCTCGATATCGATGCCCTGAGGCCCGAGAAAACCTAAAGAAGCGCCCATGTAGCGTCTGGCTTCCTCGTCCGAAGCGGGCTCGAGTTCTCTTCCGAAGGTTCTCTTGAGCTTTTCCTCGCTCAAAGAATAATCGCCGCGTACAAGCACCAGGAGGGGCTTGCCCATTCTGACATAAAGCAGGCTCTTCACAAGCTGGGAAGGGCTGACGCCGAGAAAGGCAGAAACCTCTTCAACGCTCTTGAGGTTGGGGGTGTGAACCTTTTCCCTTTTAGAAGCCAGTTCATCTGATGGTCTGGCCACAGCCTCTGCGACTTCCGAATTGGCCCTGTAGTCGCAGCCCGGACATACAATGGCAATATCCTCTCCCGACTCCGCCTCCACCATGAACTCCGCCGATTCTCCAGAGCCCATCAGCCCGCCAGAGGCATGAACCATGAAGAAATTATGACCCATCCTCCTGAACGAGCGCGAATAAGCCTCCTCGTTCAACTTGTATGAGCGGTGAAGACCTTCAAAATCAACATCGAAGCTGTATGAGTCCTTCATGGTAAACTGTCGAGTCCTCAACACGCCCCCTCGCGGACGAGGCTCGTCCCGGAACTTCGTTTGAAATTGGTACCAAAGCTGGGGAAGTTCCTTGTATGAACGAAGCTCCTTAGAGGCTATGAGCGCCATAATCTCCTCGTGCGTTGGGCAGAGAGCCATATCCTGCTTTTTACGATCACGCAAACGGAACATATCGTCCCCGAAAGTATCCCAGCGGCCCGATTGTTCCCATATAGACCTGGGAGATAATGCCGAAAGGTGCATCTCCTGGCCTCCAATGCGGTTCATCTCCTCCCGGATTATCGTAATAATCTTTTGAATTACCCTCATGCCCAGCGGTAGAACGTTATAAAGCCCTGAACCTAAAGGTCTTATGAAGCCGGCTCTGAGCAGGAGCTTGTGACTTACGTTTTCTGCCTGGCGAGGGTCTTCCCTGAGCGTCGGCACAAGGGATTTTGAGAACAACATCCAAGGATTATATTGATGATTTCTCACACGTCAAGTGTCATTATTCCAGTGAGTTATTACATCAAGAGCTTCTCTTTCGCTGGTATGTCAAATTGACAATAATAATTTGCTAAGTAAAGTTAGAGTTTGGTCATGAGAAAGATGATATCCAGGAACGACAGGTGATTAAAGCGATAGCTGGAAGAGTCAATCGCGTTTCGAGGGAACCCTTGTGGGTCGCTTTAGCTTTGGTGGGCACTTTAGCGCTCAGCCTTACTCTAGGTTGCTTGTTATCGGGTATTAAAGGCTTAATCGTAGCGCTCTTACCTGTTGGCCTTCTTGTCGTTCTGCTTTGCTTGTATAATCCGTATCCTTTCTGGCTTGCTTATTTCTTCTTGATACCATTTTCGTATATTCTTGCTGACTATTTGCCTATGGAAAGTTTTGTTAGATTCGCAGGGTTGTTTCTGACTGCATTATCCATACCCTCTATCCTTGCATCCAAACGTTCAGGCAGTTTTGTCATTACTCCTCTTGGCGCATCCCTTATCTTGTTTTTGACAGGGTGCGTTCTCTCCCTTCTGGCTTTCTATGATCTGGAAAATTCATTTATGGGCGTGGGTCTTTTCTTCGGGAATGTTTTGTCCTACTGGGTATTCATAAACATCTTGGGTGGCGAAAAACGGGTTAAAACGGTGGTCAACATATTTGTTGTAAATCTTGTCATCCAATGCGTAATAGCCCTTGCTCAAAAACTCACAGGGGTAGCGGTATTGAGAGCGACAGGAACTCTAACAGATCCCAACTACTTCGGGTTCTGGCTGCTTCCCTTTCTTTGCTTCTCCTTCTACTATGGAGTAGCCGCAAAGAATAAGTGGCTTAAATTCTTATACTTCGGCGCATATGCTGTAATGACGCTAACCCTCCCCTTAACCTATTCCAGAAGCATGCTTATCGTACTCTTGCCGACTCAGTTCATCCTCTACTGGAGACAAAGAAAGCTTCTCCTGTTCTTTGCAGTGTCGATTGTCGTTGTATTTCTTCTCTATCTGGGATTCAAGGACTTCTTCTCAGGAGGCTTAACACTATACAGTTTTTTGAGAGGAGCCAGGGCTGCCTCTGTAGACTGGCGGGGCTATTTTGCTTTAATTTCTCTCAAAATCTTCTGGGACCACCCTCTTGTTGGCATTGGAGCGGATTGTTTCCGATGGGTTTTTGCTTACTACTCGACTACAAGTGCGGAAAATTATAACCAGGTTATACACAATACATATTTAGAGATTCTTTCCGGTACAGGGCTTGCCGGTTTCGTTCCGTTCCTCGGGGCGCTTTTCTTCTCCTTTAGAAATTTCTGGCGTTCGCGTAAACACTATGAAGAGAAGAATGACCGCAGCCGTATGTTAGAGATGGAGGGGTTGTTTGTTGGGTTTGCAAGCTCGCTCATGGCTCATTTTTTCCTCTCGACTCAGCATAATATAACCCTTTTTCTCTTTATTGCCTTTTCAACGATAGTTGTAAACTACTCTATCAATACCGATAACAATTCGGTAATTAAAAGGATTTCGGCGAACGGCGTAATCACATCAAGAACCAGGAAGAGAAAAGTACGTTCTTCTAAGAAACCAACACAACACTAAAAAGGCGTCTTTAAGAATTTTTGTCGCCGCTTACAATATTTACTCCTGAATTATTAAAAAGGGTAGGGTAAGGTGAAAATTATTAGAAAACCAGATATGGGATGGAGATTAAAGAGCAGAAAAATACTTTATACGATACTATATCTTAATCAGATTCAGGGGACTTGACAGGTTGTTGGTGATGACTATAATCTAAATAGCCCTCCTCAGAAACACCTCCTGTACCGCCCCCGTCCGGGGGCGGTTTTCTATTGGAAAAAGGAAAAGGCGGGATTCGATTCCCCGCCTTTAAGAATTTCTCGATACTTATTAAGTTATTCTATCGATATGGCCTGTGTGGGGCAGGATTCAGACGCTTCTTCGCAGCACCCTGCGTCTCCGCAGTCTGCGCCTGCAACTATGGCGGCTTTATCGTCCTTCATCTCGAAAACTTGCGGGCATATGTCTGCGCATACTCCGCAACCGATGCAGGCTTCAGAGTCAATTTTCACCTTCATGTAGATGCCTCCTTGGCAGAATAATAAAGTATACTTTCCTTGGCGGATATGTCAACATTCGTCCCGAACGCCCGATATTGACATGTTGTTTTAATAGGTTAGACTCAAACGTGAGCAAATCCTTTGAAGATTTCAGAAGCGAGGCGAATAAGGTTCTCAAGCCTCTCGGTGCGGAGCTGTCCGGCGTGCTCTTTAATTTCAGCGAGGAGGTTTTCGTGTCGGCCGCACACGGCACAGATATGGATTCGCTAGCAGAGGTTCTGGGCAAGGCAAGGGAAAAGATGGTTGACGGAAAACTGCTTCTAGGGCTTGACGGCTCCGGAGGCAGGCTTATCGCCGCTGTCTCATTCAAGAAAGACGCTTCAGTAGCTCCTAAGGATATTTCAGGCCTGCTTAGCTTCCTCGTTCGCAACATATTACTGGAAGAAGAAAGGGACCGCGACGGCCTTACGGGTTTTCTCAAGAAAGAAGCTTTCAGAAACAGGATGCTAGAGATTGCGCTTGCCGTAAAGAATTCGCCAACGGATACATCCCGGGAAAGGAAGGGAAAAAGCCCTTCGCTGTCCTTCTTCCATCTCGATCTCGATCATTTCAAGGAGATAAACGATACGCTGGGTCACCGCTTCGGAGACGAAGTGCTGCGCTCCTTCGCGCGCAAGGTTCGAGTCTTCTTCTCACAGACCGGACAGGCCGAGGTTCTAATGTCAAGACTCGGCGGAGAGGAGTTCGGGGTCCTTGTGCCTTATCATTCGGCTGCCGATGCCTTGACGCTGGGTGAGAAGCTTTGCGAGTTCATACGAACCTCGAAGATACCGACGCCTGAGGAGATAGAGCGTTATAGGAGCGCGAATCCTGAATTCAAGACCGGCTTGTTGCCCAAGGTGACTGCAAGCATCGGCGTTGCCACGGCAGACAGCGCCGTCATACTGCGAGTTCCGCCGGAGGCGCTCGCGGGCGAACTCGATCAGTTGTACGAGAGAGCGGATGTCGCCACATACGTCGCAAAGAAGCTCGGAAGGGACAGAATTATTGCCTTTGAACGCATACTTGCCGAAGGCGGAACGGTGCTGGACTACGATGAACGAACAGGCATCACGACAATCGACCTCGGAAGCGATGCCGGAGTGGACGTAGGAGACGTGTTCAGGGTCTACGACAACCGCAAGTTCACCGGCCGCGAACCGATAATCCAGCCGGGCTCGCAGAACAAGGTCATCGGCTATTTCCCGCGGGTCGTTCTGGGCGAATTGGAAATAATTCTATGCCAGCCGCAGGTCTCATTCGCCCTGCGCCGCAGCGCCGATTTCTTCATCCCTTCCCAGGGATTTCTTCTCGAATGGGTGACGCCCTCTGAACGCGGCAAGAGGACGCTTGCCGACAGGCGTTCGAGGGACCGCAGGAGGGACAGATTCATATCCCCCCGTTCGCTGTTCGAATCCAAGCTGCGTGAAAGCCAGGCCAGCGAAAAATTCACACTCGTGCTTTTCTACCTGGATAATCTATCCATAATACGCGAGCAAAGGGGGTCCTCGGCGGTAAAGGAGCTCTACAAGGACATGGCGGCTGAGCTTGAGCGCCTTACAGTTCCCGGAGACGTGGTGAGTTCTATTTCGAGCGAGTTTCTGGGTTTTCTGCCCTCATCCCTTGAGGCAAAGGGTGTGGCTGACAAGATAGGGGAGATGAAATCCGCCTTTTCCGCAAGGGAGAAAGTCACATTCAGCGCTGTCGTATACGACGCATCGAAGGATAAGCTTGACAGGACGCGCTCGCTCGATATTGCAAAAAAAGGAGCAGAAATAGCGCGTTTCAAGGGCGTCGATCAGGTTCTCTTCATAGATCCGCAGGCGCTTCTGACCAAGCTCTTCTTCTATCACGAGCACGGCGAATCCGACAAGGTTGTTCAGGAATTCCAGGAGCTTTCATCCCTGGGTTTGTCGGACGATAAAGCCTTGCTGTGTTACGCCGAGTCCCTGAGCTATCTGGGTCGCAGGGAAGAAGCCTTCGACGCGGCGAGGGATTACTTGGAAAAGAATCCGAAAAACCTCGAGGCGCTCGAGGTTACGGCGTCGACGGCTTTTGAACTGGGCCGATTCGGCGAAGCGGCAAGGGCATATGAAACCTTGAGCGAAAGCAAAAAGTCCGCGCTTTCACCTTGGCAGTGGCGCGATTTCGCAATCGCTCTTCTTTATCTTGGCGAGCCGGATAAGGCGTTAAAAAATCTTGAACGCGCGCTCGAGGGCGATCCTACCGACGCATCCGCAATATATCACAAAGGCGAGGTGCTTTTCGCGCAAGGCCAGAAGGATAAAGCGCGTCAGGAGTTTATGAGGGCGTTTGAGCTCGGCTACCGCGAGCTGAGTCCTCAGGCGGCAAAGCTTCTGGGCGAGGGCTAGTTTGGGCGTCTATTCCGGCAGCATCCGCCTTAGGACAGAAGGATTCTCGGATATTCACGATATAACCTCCGATTTGACTCGAATCCTTGAGGAAAGCGACTTAAGACAAGGAATTCTTGTGGTAGCACTCAGGGGCTCCACGGGCGGGATTACGACCATCGAGTTCGAGCCCGGTGTTCTCAAGGATTTCTCGGAGCTTCTGGATAGACTTGCGCCGCAGTCAAAGCCGTACCATCACGATTCGGCATGGGGCGACGGAAACGGGTACGCGCATCTTCGTTCGTCACTTATCGGAACGTCTTTTACGGTTCCGTTCCAGGAAGGCAAGCTGCTTCTGGGAACATGGCAGCAAGTTGTATTCATTGATTTCGACAACAGGCCAAGAGAACGTACGCTCAACGTCCAGCTTGTGGGTGAGGGCTAGCGAAATCTCCGCCAGGCTTTTATTATTTCTCTATTGAAAGCCACGTTTTCTAAAAACCCCTTTCTTGCGGCCGGGTCAAGGATACCTTCCGCCCTTGAGGAGACTTCGCTGTAGAGCCTGTCGATTATCTCGCGGGCTCGGGCCTTCTCTCCCATCCTTTCAAGAATGCTGAAGTGCAGAAAATTGAGTTTGCCGCCGCCGCCCTTGTCCCGGACTGCTTCGTCGATAATTGAAAGCGCCTCTTCGAGATTCCCCGTTTTAAGCTCAATCTCCGAGCAGAGCCTTGATATCTCTGCGTCGAACCCCTCAAGACCGTACGCCGCGGCATGGCTTCGGGCTTTTTCTATGAAATCCCTGCCTTTTTTGCAGTCTCCGGTCAGAATATGATGTTCAGCGATGTCAAGGAGTGCGTCCATATAAAGCGTTCGCGCATCGGTCTCTTCAAAGATTTGAAGGGCTCTTTCGAGAAGCTCGCCGGCCCTCTCGTGCTCACCTTCGATATCGTACAAAGCCCCCAGTTTTATCATTGATAACGCTTCGCTTTTCAAGCCTCCGACCTCTGTTGATATCTCGATGGAATGCTCTTCGAGCTCGATGGCTTTCGCGTATTCGCCAAGTTCTGAATACACGCTCGCGAGATTTGAGTAGTGCTTTGCGACAAGCGGACGTTCGCCTGTTTCTTCCGAAAGGTTGATGGACGTTGTCAGGTGCTGGATGGCTTCTTCGTAACGACCAAGCGCCCGCTCTATGTTGCCGAGGGTGTCCAGAAGGGTGCTTTCGCTGTGTCTGTCTCGGATCTCGCGCGCGGTCGCAAGCGCCTGCTCGATATAAGACAATGCCTCATCGTAGAGCCCCATGTTCTTTGAAACGATGGCGAGATTTCCGAGCGTGGTCGTCTCCCTTTTTTTATCCCCGGTTCTTATAGCGCCTTCAAGCGACTCTTTGAAGGAATTCCTTGCAAGCTCGAACTGCCCCATGTATTTGTAAACGATTCCCATCTGACCGGAAAGACGCTGTTCAGATTGATAGTCCGAGGCTTCGCGGTAAAGTTTCCTTGCTTCCTCGATATGCTTCAAGGCCAGCTTGAAATCGCCCCGGCTCTGATAAAAATCGCCGAACCCGCTCTGGACGGACGCCTCAACCAGCTTGTTGCCGGACTGGCTCGCAATGGCTAAAGTGCTTCTCAGTTTGAGAAGCACCTCATCCAAATCGCCGAGAGCCTGCATTGCCCTGGCAACCAGAAGCTTAATGCTCACGGTTTCATCCACTGGCAGTCTGTTCTTTTCAGAAAGCTCCTCGGCAGCCTGGGCGCGTTCGAGGGACACGGGATAGCTGCCAAGCGCGTAGTGATATGAAGCCTCCCTCACAAGAACCTTGATGACTCTTGAATCGACACCTTTAGCGAGCCTTGAAAGCTCCTTCAGGTCTTCTGCCTGCTCCTTTCTTCTTCCTTCAAGTCCGTAAAGCCTTTCGCGCTCAAGCAATATCTCGAATAGAAGATCGTCATCGTCCGGGTTCTTCCTGGAATAAAGGCTTTCTATGGCTTTAGCGTACAGTTCAATTGCCTTGAGATTCAAATGTTTACTGATTGCCTCTTTGGCATCAGCGAGCAGGGTTTCGACTGATTCTATAGCATCCTCCTGAAAAACGTATTAAGCATACAAATCGCGAAGGCTTTGTCAATCCTTTCTTCTTTGTTCTTGATGCTCAATTTAAGGGCCTGGACAGGTTACTTCCTGGAGTGCTTCTTTTTAGAGCCGAGTCCGTTCCATGCCTGCGCGACCTCCCTGTTCAATCGAACGTTTTCAAGATAGCTTTTCCTCAGGTTTTCATCCTCTATTCCATCTGCCTTCCTTCTTATCTCGTCATAGAGACCGGTAAGTATTTCCGCCGACTCGGTCGTCTTGCCCAAAGCGTCCAGAATCCTTGCATGAGTGAATGAGACAGCTGGGTCAGAGACATTTTTCTCCCTCAGCAGATTGAAGGCTTTGCTTGAAAGGAAGAAGGCTGAACTCGGGTTGCGTGCCGCAAGCTCCCTCTCGGCCATCACCCTCAGAGCCGAGGCCTCGAGCATGAAGAGCCCCTTCTTTCTTGCCTCGTTTAGCGCCTTTTCGATATTAGTTTCAAAATTTTTTGCATCCCCTGTGCGTAAGAGAATCAGACACAGTTCTATAAGGGATTCGATGTAAAGAGCCTCTGCGCCGGTATCATTGAATATCTTGATGGCATTGCGCATAGCAACCAAGGCTTTGCGGGCGTCCTTCTCCGATTCAAAGCTTGCTATCTTCATCGTCGACAGAGCCTCGCTTTTGATAGCGCCTATTTCCTTCGATATCGCAAGAGAGCGCTCCTCCAGATCCCTTGATTTTGCGTAGTCGCCTAGTTCGGAGTATACGTTTGCCAGATTGGATAGATGTTTGCTTTCAAGCGGTTTCTCGCCGGTCTTGCCGGTTATCTCTATCGCCTCGGAGAGGTTCCGGATGGCCTTCTCGTAGTGACCGAGCGCCCTTTGCGCGTTGCCTATGGTATCAAGAAGCGAACCTTCGCCGTGAAGATCTTTGATTCGCCTGGCAATCTGGAGCCCCTTCTCGCCGTAATCGAGGGCTTGTTCGTAGTTGCCCATGTTTTTTGATATTATGCTGAGATTGCCCAGGAGGGCAACTTCCCTTCTTCTGTCTCCAGTTTTGACAGCCAGATCGAGCGCGGTTTCATACGAGGAACGGGCTTGTTCGTAAAGACCCAGATATTTGTAGATTACCCCGAGTTGTCCTGCAATACGCTCCTCAGCGGTAGCGTCGTTGGCCAGTCTGAATAGTCTTAGAGCCTCGTTGAGCGATTTCAGGGCTTCCCGGTAGTTGCCCTGCTGCTGCTGAAAA
This portion of the bacterium genome encodes:
- a CDS encoding diguanylate cyclase, producing MSKSFEDFRSEANKVLKPLGAELSGVLFNFSEEVFVSAAHGTDMDSLAEVLGKAREKMVDGKLLLGLDGSGGRLIAAVSFKKDASVAPKDISGLLSFLVRNILLEEERDRDGLTGFLKKEAFRNRMLEIALAVKNSPTDTSRERKGKSPSLSFFHLDLDHFKEINDTLGHRFGDEVLRSFARKVRVFFSQTGQAEVLMSRLGGEEFGVLVPYHSAADALTLGEKLCEFIRTSKIPTPEEIERYRSANPEFKTGLLPKVTASIGVATADSAVILRVPPEALAGELDQLYERADVATYVAKKLGRDRIIAFERILAEGGTVLDYDERTGITTIDLGSDAGVDVGDVFRVYDNRKFTGREPIIQPGSQNKVIGYFPRVVLGELEIILCQPQVSFALRRSADFFIPSQGFLLEWVTPSERGKRTLADRRSRDRRRDRFISPRSLFESKLRESQASEKFTLVLFYLDNLSIIREQRGSSAVKELYKDMAAELERLTVPGDVVSSISSEFLGFLPSSLEAKGVADKIGEMKSAFSAREKVTFSAVVYDASKDKLDRTRSLDIAKKGAEIARFKGVDQVLFIDPQALLTKLFFYHEHGESDKVVQEFQELSSLGLSDDKALLCYAESLSYLGRREEAFDAARDYLEKNPKNLEALEVTASTAFELGRFGEAARAYETLSESKKSALSPWQWRDFAIALLYLGEPDKALKNLERALEGDPTDASAIYHKGEVLFAQGQKDKARQEFMRAFELGYRELSPQAAKLLGEG
- a CDS encoding YjbQ family protein encodes the protein MGVYSGSIRLRTEGFSDIHDITSDLTRILEESDLRQGILVVALRGSTGGITTIEFEPGVLKDFSELLDRLAPQSKPYHHDSAWGDGNGYAHLRSSLIGTSFTVPFQEGKLLLGTWQQVVFIDFDNRPRERTLNVQLVGEG
- a CDS encoding ferredoxin — protein: MKVKIDSEACIGCGVCADICPQVFEMKDDKAAIVAGADCGDAGCCEEASESCPTQAISIE
- a CDS encoding proline--tRNA ligase, with the translated sequence MLFSKSLVPTLREDPRQAENVSHKLLLRAGFIRPLGSGLYNVLPLGMRVIQKIITIIREEMNRIGGQEMHLSALSPRSIWEQSGRWDTFGDDMFRLRDRKKQDMALCPTHEEIMALIASKELRSYKELPQLWYQFQTKFRDEPRPRGGVLRTRQFTMKDSYSFDVDFEGLHRSYKLNEEAYSRSFRRMGHNFFMVHASGGLMGSGESAEFMVEAESGEDIAIVCPGCDYRANSEVAEAVARPSDELASKREKVHTPNLKSVEEVSAFLGVSPSQLVKSLLYVRMGKPLLVLVRGDYSLSEEKLKRTFGRELEPASDEEARRYMGASLGFLGPQGIDIEIYADKSLEAHDTYAAGANEDDHHILGINLSKDATIREYLDLRAVRKGDLCIKCGCEIEEKKTIELGHIFKLGTKYSESMGAKVLDEEGKERPVVMGSYGIGIERSMAALVDQYYKEERMSWPIEVAPYEVEVVSLGENERSANLHDAIAAKGLEVALDDRDIAPGAKFADADLIGIPFRVVVGPRGLKEGNVDIKIVKTNELIAVRVEDAASKVTELVAKEKLDGIAS
- a CDS encoding O-antigen ligase family protein encodes the protein MIKAIAGRVNRVSREPLWVALALVGTLALSLTLGCLLSGIKGLIVALLPVGLLVVLLCLYNPYPFWLAYFFLIPFSYILADYLPMESFVRFAGLFLTALSIPSILASKRSGSFVITPLGASLILFLTGCVLSLLAFYDLENSFMGVGLFFGNVLSYWVFINILGGEKRVKTVVNIFVVNLVIQCVIALAQKLTGVAVLRATGTLTDPNYFGFWLLPFLCFSFYYGVAAKNKWLKFLYFGAYAVMTLTLPLTYSRSMLIVLLPTQFILYWRQRKLLLFFAVSIVVVFLLYLGFKDFFSGGLTLYSFLRGARAASVDWRGYFALISLKIFWDHPLVGIGADCFRWVFAYYSTTSAENYNQVIHNTYLEILSGTGLAGFVPFLGALFFSFRNFWRSRKHYEEKNDRSRMLEMEGLFVGFASSLMAHFFLSTQHNITLFLFIAFSTIVVNYSINTDNNSVIKRISANGVITSRTRKRKVRSSKKPTQH
- a CDS encoding tetratricopeptide repeat protein, with product MNLKAIELYAKAIESLYSRKNPDDDDLLFEILLERERLYGLEGRRKEQAEDLKELSRLAKGVDSRVIKVLVREASYHYALGSYPVSLERAQAAEELSEKNRLPVDETVSIKLLVARAMQALGDLDEVLLKLRSTLAIASQSGNKLVEASVQSGFGDFYQSRGDFKLALKHIEEARKLYREASDYQSEQRLSGQMGIVYKYMGQFELARNSFKESLEGAIRTGDKKRETTTLGNLAIVSKNMGLYDEALSYIEQALATAREIRDRHSESTLLDTLGNIERALGRYEEAIQHLTTSINLSEETGERPLVAKHYSNLASVYSELGEYAKAIELEEHSIEISTEVGGLKSEALSMIKLGALYDIEGEHERAGELLERALQIFEETDARTLYMDALLDIAEHHILTGDCKKGRDFIEKARSHAAAYGLEGFDAEISRLCSEIELKTGNLEEALSIIDEAVRDKGGGGKLNFLHFSILERMGEKARAREIIDRLYSEVSSRAEGILDPAARKGFLENVAFNREIIKAWRRFR